In one Vulgatibacter incomptus genomic region, the following are encoded:
- the cyaY gene encoding iron donor protein CyaY, whose translation MELKRAPFGSRSGRIYHANVRGAARAGGTLRAAPLQSPAMDESRFLQLADQTFRRLQDLLEPIDPDQVDYELAGDVFKLSFANGVKSVLNTQRPTRQLWLAARSKAWHFSYDEATGRWMDDKGEGVELFACLRELVRDFAGATL comes from the coding sequence ATGGAGCTCAAGCGGGCGCCCTTCGGATCGCGGTCGGGACGTATCTACCACGCCAACGTCCGCGGCGCCGCTCGCGCCGGTGGCACGCTCCGCGCGGCGCCGCTACAGTCCCCCGCCATGGACGAATCCCGCTTCCTGCAGCTCGCCGATCAGACCTTCCGCCGCCTCCAGGACCTCCTCGAGCCGATCGACCCCGACCAGGTCGACTACGAGCTCGCCGGCGACGTCTTCAAGCTCTCGTTCGCCAACGGCGTGAAGAGCGTGCTGAACACCCAGCGCCCCACGCGGCAGCTCTGGCTCGCCGCCCGTTCGAAGGCCTGGCACTTCTCGTACGACGAGGCGACGGGCCGCTGGATGGACGACAAGGGCGAGGGCGTCGAGCTCTTCGCCTGCCTCCGGGAGCTGGTCCGCGACTTCGCCGGCGCCACGCTCTAG
- a CDS encoding COX15/CtaA family protein, producing MKEIGFRRLAWANLAYNLGVIAWGAYVRATGSGAGCGEHWPLCNGVPIPRAPAMATLIEFTHRLTSGVALLLVILIALAARRIHPRGHPARLGAALSLGTMILEALLGAGLVLLGLVEDNDSVARAIAMSLHLLNTLLLLGALTLTAWWASGGPRFRLRGQGVLGWTVLAGLAAMMVLGASGAVTALGDTLYPAGSLREGMIQDFSPTAHFLVRLRVLHPLLALGTGGLLLFVSVTAAIARPARSVRLAAISLCVLFVAQLGAGLLNLVLLAPVWMQLVHLLLADLVWIALVLLSASALSARPRESEESSPALA from the coding sequence GTGAAGGAGATCGGCTTCCGGAGGCTCGCCTGGGCGAACCTCGCCTACAACCTCGGCGTGATCGCGTGGGGCGCCTACGTGCGCGCCACGGGCTCCGGCGCCGGCTGTGGCGAGCACTGGCCCCTCTGCAACGGCGTTCCCATCCCTCGCGCGCCGGCGATGGCCACCCTGATCGAGTTCACGCACCGCCTGACCAGCGGCGTCGCGCTCCTCCTGGTGATCCTGATCGCCCTGGCCGCCAGGCGGATCCATCCCCGCGGCCACCCGGCGCGCCTCGGCGCCGCCCTCTCCCTCGGTACGATGATCCTCGAGGCTCTGCTCGGCGCCGGGCTCGTGCTCCTGGGCCTCGTGGAGGACAACGACTCGGTCGCGCGCGCGATCGCGATGTCGCTCCACCTGCTGAACACGCTCCTGCTCCTCGGCGCGCTCACGCTCACGGCCTGGTGGGCCTCGGGCGGACCGCGCTTCCGGCTGCGCGGGCAGGGGGTCCTGGGCTGGACGGTCCTCGCCGGTCTCGCCGCGATGATGGTGCTCGGCGCGAGCGGGGCCGTCACCGCCCTGGGCGACACGCTCTACCCGGCGGGGAGCCTGCGGGAGGGGATGATCCAGGACTTCTCCCCGACGGCGCACTTTCTCGTGAGGCTGCGCGTGCTCCATCCGCTCCTGGCGCTGGGGACCGGCGGCCTCCTCCTCTTCGTCTCGGTGACGGCGGCCATCGCCCGACCGGCACGGAGCGTCCGCCTCGCGGCGATCTCACTCTGCGTGCTCTTCGTCGCACAGCTCGGGGCGGGGCTGCTGAACCTCGTCCTCCTGGCGCCGGTGTGGATGCAGCTCGTCCACCTGCTCCTGGCGGACCTGGTCTGGATCGCGCTGGTGTTGCTCTCCGCTTCGGCGCTCTCCGCGCGGCCGCGTGAGAGCGAAGAGTCTTCCCCGGCGCTCGCCTAG
- a CDS encoding LysR family transcriptional regulator, translating into MQLETLKVFCDVVESKSFSKAARLNRVTQSAVSQQIRSLEKRYDRKLLDRAPRAIQPTRAGEKLYEAAREVLVRFEALEAGMRAQSEEAEGPVTVATIHSVGLHEIQSHLKELLRRYPRVNVRVAYRRSDEVYEEVASGEADVGLVAYPREKRELAAIPFSEDRLVVVVPPDSPLARKGEIPLSRLDGINFVAFDRDIPTRRAVDKLLRDHGASVEVRMELDNIETVKRAVEIGLGVSVLPRAAVQPEIQAGSLVALPIADGDFIRPIGILVRRNRSLSRAAEALLEVFVGGRAEEILAGAGASK; encoded by the coding sequence GTGCAGCTCGAGACGCTCAAGGTCTTCTGCGACGTGGTGGAGTCCAAGTCGTTCTCCAAGGCGGCGAGGCTCAACCGCGTGACGCAGAGCGCGGTCTCGCAGCAGATCCGCTCGCTGGAGAAGCGCTACGATCGAAAGCTCCTCGACCGGGCGCCCAGGGCGATCCAGCCGACGCGCGCCGGTGAGAAGCTCTACGAGGCGGCGCGGGAGGTGCTGGTGCGCTTCGAGGCGCTCGAGGCGGGGATGCGCGCCCAGAGCGAGGAGGCGGAAGGGCCCGTAACCGTCGCCACGATCCACTCGGTGGGGCTCCACGAGATCCAGTCGCACCTCAAGGAGCTGCTGCGCCGCTACCCGCGGGTGAACGTGCGCGTGGCCTACCGGCGGAGCGACGAGGTCTACGAAGAGGTGGCCTCTGGCGAGGCCGACGTCGGGCTGGTCGCGTATCCGCGCGAGAAGCGGGAGCTCGCGGCGATCCCCTTCAGCGAAGATCGGCTGGTGGTGGTGGTCCCGCCCGACAGCCCCCTCGCGAGGAAGGGCGAGATCCCGCTCTCCCGCCTGGACGGCATCAACTTCGTCGCCTTCGACCGCGACATCCCCACGAGGCGCGCGGTGGACAAGCTCCTGCGCGATCACGGGGCCTCGGTCGAGGTGCGGATGGAGCTCGACAACATCGAGACAGTGAAGCGGGCGGTGGAGATCGGCCTCGGGGTCTCGGTCCTCCCCCGCGCGGCTGTGCAGCCGGAGATCCAGGCGGGCTCGCTGGTGGCGCTGCCGATCGCGGACGGCGACTTCATCCGCCCGATCGGGATCCTGGTGCGCCGGAACCGCTCGCTCTCGAGGGCGGCGGAGGCCCTCCTCGAGGTCTTCGTGGGCGGCCGCGCGGAAGAGATCCTCGCTGGCGCAGGAGCTTCGAAGTGA
- a CDS encoding creatininase family protein, translated as MERRPAASSLTWEELRDAADGGAVALLPVGSTEAHGPHLPLHTDVVIAEEVADRARRLLEEAGKRAIVLPPLAYGVTEFAKGFSGTVSIGASTLEALVIDIAASLHGQGLSPLVLVNHHLEPEHFAALHRAAASAAARAAPARVIVPDHRKKPWALELGEEFCRGGSHAGSYETSLMLAAAPGEVRAAREALEPFHLDLGKAIKGGATSFLELGGDRAYFGDPAAASAAEGNALFDKLARHVAALVLSAE; from the coding sequence ATGGAACGCCGCCCCGCAGCTTCGAGCCTCACATGGGAGGAGCTCCGCGATGCCGCCGATGGCGGGGCGGTGGCGCTCCTCCCGGTGGGATCGACGGAGGCCCACGGCCCGCATCTCCCGCTGCACACCGACGTCGTGATCGCCGAGGAGGTCGCGGATCGCGCGCGGCGCCTCCTCGAGGAGGCGGGGAAGCGGGCGATCGTCCTGCCGCCCCTCGCTTACGGGGTCACGGAGTTCGCCAAGGGCTTCAGCGGCACGGTCTCCATCGGCGCGTCGACCCTCGAGGCGCTGGTGATCGACATCGCGGCCTCGCTCCACGGGCAGGGCCTCTCACCGCTGGTGCTGGTCAATCATCACCTGGAGCCCGAGCACTTCGCCGCGCTCCACCGAGCAGCGGCAAGCGCGGCGGCCCGTGCGGCGCCGGCCAGGGTAATCGTTCCGGACCACCGGAAGAAGCCTTGGGCGCTGGAGCTGGGCGAGGAGTTCTGCAGGGGCGGCAGCCACGCCGGCAGCTACGAGACCTCGCTGATGCTCGCCGCCGCCCCCGGCGAGGTGCGCGCGGCGCGCGAGGCGCTGGAGCCGTTCCATCTCGACCTCGGCAAGGCGATCAAGGGAGGCGCGACGAGCTTCCTCGAGCTCGGCGGCGATCGCGCGTATTTCGGCGATCCCGCTGCGGCCTCCGCCGCCGAGGGTAATGCCCTCTTCGACAAGCTGGCGCGCCACGTGGCGGCGCTCGTCCTTTCGGCGGAGTAA
- a CDS encoding choice-of-anchor D domain-containing protein: MRRWVGVLALAYLSVGCGRDRVVQSDGIALAAPAALDFGRVGLGATVVRKLEIHNGGRAPLSLDGFSIPGSGVDFELLPDSRTRLREGQTSTLSVRFTPKEEAVLSRMLEVQTNDPRRPTLQIPVTGVGVRPRVVATPASLDFGKVELGSPFTMPLLLENDFDIPVEVVLGQRGDPQFSMSPSGSVPIAANGKINVNVVFLPTRLGVAGGQVTMVPCPICDEVEVPMAGIGIDQALVVTPTTIDFDYIPVERQSHRSFTMSNVSSHPVQITSMNTRMHRPVFTFTPFTGTLQPGETRTFDVRFAPVQNDPEEDFIDIASDSRRSPVIPVHLLGRGGGPKIQVTPRALAFGSVPIGARGQLPLIVTNAGTDPGPALRITAFRVENPATTIFGADRDLVAQPVAIPGGTSETILIGYEPTQVSDDAGDHAELVIVSNDDSFPEVRIPMSGSAFGAPTCRSLVLTPPFLDFGSFDEGWGGVLSFQIFNPGPELCIMRDLRIAAGSDPVFTTRPVSSFVIPGYQWFGWMVAFDPHAVGAGTGYFRGELELFAANAAQRRYAIPLVAGSLNGCLRATPNFLDFGTAANNCGTSDRTVRITNTCPVEVNVGPILLGAQSSEGEFTIAQQPTTPFLLGSGASFDVAVHWNTLVRGINSAPLYLYEDGRTDLPLTIPVLGELLDDGRVIDRFVQHRPLTTDMLLVVDNSGSMVDKQPRLRSAAHVLLDEAARLGVDLHVGVTTTGVSVSPGDVAVCPGGANGNEAGRLFPVDESRPRIVTRNTPNARQVLEDNTQVGLCHELVQDLEAMRLALSEPLTSGANRGFLRPEANLSVVLVGDEDDHSGYPPATYSDFLRGLKGIGGSMLNAIVDTGPNCSDGVAFRMIEAAHLTGGTVSSICDRDFTPAFRRIADAAFAPLPSFFRLSEPPDNLGIHVFVGGNELPASAFRFDRANNQVSFAPGAAPPPGTSFEVHYTKRCGS; this comes from the coding sequence ATGCGGAGGTGGGTGGGGGTCCTGGCGCTCGCGTACCTCTCGGTTGGATGCGGCAGGGATCGGGTGGTTCAATCCGACGGTATCGCGCTGGCGGCCCCGGCGGCCCTCGACTTCGGTCGGGTCGGTCTCGGGGCCACGGTGGTTCGAAAGCTCGAGATCCACAACGGCGGGCGCGCGCCGCTCTCGCTCGACGGCTTCTCCATCCCGGGAAGCGGCGTTGACTTCGAGCTGCTCCCCGACTCCCGGACTCGCCTGCGAGAGGGGCAGACCTCGACGCTCTCGGTGCGTTTCACCCCGAAGGAGGAGGCCGTCCTCTCGCGGATGCTCGAGGTGCAGACGAACGATCCCCGCCGCCCGACGCTCCAGATCCCCGTGACCGGCGTGGGGGTGCGGCCCCGGGTCGTCGCGACCCCCGCTTCTCTCGACTTCGGGAAGGTGGAGCTCGGCTCGCCGTTCACGATGCCGCTGCTCCTGGAGAACGACTTCGACATCCCGGTGGAGGTGGTCCTCGGCCAGCGGGGCGACCCCCAGTTCTCGATGTCGCCATCGGGATCCGTGCCGATTGCGGCCAACGGGAAGATCAACGTGAACGTCGTCTTCCTCCCGACCCGCCTGGGGGTCGCAGGCGGGCAGGTCACCATGGTCCCGTGCCCGATCTGCGACGAGGTCGAGGTCCCGATGGCGGGGATCGGGATCGACCAGGCCCTGGTGGTGACGCCGACCACGATCGACTTCGACTACATCCCGGTGGAGCGCCAATCGCATCGCAGCTTCACGATGTCGAACGTGAGCTCGCATCCGGTGCAGATCACCTCGATGAACACCCGGATGCACCGGCCCGTCTTCACGTTCACGCCGTTCACGGGGACGCTCCAGCCGGGGGAGACGCGGACCTTCGACGTGAGGTTCGCGCCCGTCCAGAACGATCCCGAGGAGGACTTCATCGACATCGCCTCGGACTCGAGGCGCTCGCCCGTGATCCCGGTGCACCTGTTGGGCCGCGGAGGCGGGCCCAAGATCCAGGTGACGCCCCGTGCCCTCGCCTTCGGCTCGGTGCCGATCGGCGCGAGGGGACAGCTCCCTCTCATCGTGACGAACGCGGGGACGGATCCCGGTCCGGCGCTCCGGATCACCGCGTTCCGGGTGGAGAACCCGGCCACCACCATCTTCGGCGCCGATCGCGACCTCGTGGCGCAGCCGGTCGCGATCCCGGGCGGGACCTCGGAGACCATCTTGATCGGGTACGAGCCCACCCAGGTGAGCGACGACGCGGGCGATCATGCCGAGTTGGTGATCGTCTCGAACGACGACAGCTTCCCGGAGGTCCGGATCCCGATGTCGGGCAGCGCCTTCGGCGCGCCGACCTGCCGCAGCCTCGTGCTCACGCCGCCCTTCCTGGACTTCGGCTCGTTCGACGAGGGCTGGGGCGGGGTGCTCTCCTTCCAGATCTTCAACCCCGGCCCCGAGCTCTGCATCATGCGCGACCTGCGCATCGCCGCCGGATCCGATCCGGTCTTCACCACCCGGCCGGTCTCGAGCTTCGTCATCCCGGGCTACCAGTGGTTCGGGTGGATGGTGGCCTTCGATCCGCACGCGGTGGGGGCGGGCACAGGCTACTTTCGGGGCGAGCTCGAGCTCTTCGCCGCGAACGCGGCCCAACGTCGCTACGCGATCCCGCTGGTGGCGGGGAGCCTGAACGGCTGCCTGCGGGCGACACCCAACTTCCTCGACTTCGGCACGGCGGCGAACAACTGCGGAACCAGCGACCGCACGGTGAGGATCACCAACACCTGCCCGGTGGAAGTGAACGTGGGACCGATCTTGCTCGGCGCGCAGTCGAGCGAAGGGGAGTTCACGATCGCCCAGCAGCCGACGACGCCCTTCCTCCTCGGTTCGGGCGCGAGCTTCGACGTCGCGGTGCACTGGAACACGCTGGTTCGGGGGATCAACTCCGCACCGCTCTATCTCTACGAGGACGGCCGGACGGATCTGCCGCTCACGATTCCGGTCCTGGGCGAGCTCCTGGACGACGGACGCGTGATCGATCGCTTCGTACAGCATCGGCCGTTGACCACCGACATGCTGCTGGTCGTCGACAACTCCGGGTCGATGGTGGACAAGCAGCCCCGGCTCCGTTCGGCGGCGCACGTCCTCCTGGACGAGGCGGCGCGCCTCGGCGTGGATCTCCACGTCGGCGTGACGACCACCGGTGTGTCCGTCTCGCCCGGCGACGTCGCGGTGTGCCCGGGCGGCGCTAACGGGAACGAGGCCGGCAGGCTCTTTCCGGTGGACGAGAGCCGGCCTCGGATCGTGACGAGGAACACGCCGAACGCGCGCCAGGTGCTGGAGGACAACACCCAGGTCGGCCTCTGCCACGAGCTGGTCCAGGATCTGGAGGCGATGCGCCTGGCGCTGAGCGAGCCGCTCACGAGCGGCGCGAACCGCGGCTTCCTCAGGCCGGAGGCCAACCTCTCCGTGGTCCTCGTGGGCGACGAGGACGACCACTCCGGATATCCACCGGCCACCTACTCGGACTTCCTCAGGGGCCTCAAGGGGATCGGCGGCTCGATGTTGAACGCGATCGTCGATACCGGTCCGAACTGCTCGGACGGCGTCGCTTTCCGCATGATCGAGGCGGCCCATTTGACGGGCGGCACGGTCTCCTCCATCTGCGACCGGGATTTCACTCCGGCGTTCCGCCGCATCGCGGACGCCGCCTTCGCGCCGCTTCCCTCGTTCTTCCGGCTCAGCGAGCCCCCGGACAACTTGGGAATCCACGTCTTCGTGGGCGGCAACGAGCTCCCGGCCAGCGCGTTTCGCTTCGATCGGGCCAACAACCAGGTGAGCTTCGCGCCCGGAGCCGCGCCCCCGCCCGGGACCTCGTTCGAGGTCCACTACACGAAGAGGTGCGGCTCCTGA
- the kdsA gene encoding 3-deoxy-8-phosphooctulonate synthase: MIRCKIREDVVLGDGQKLVLVVGPDVVETEEQVMATAREVKRVSEKHGLPAVFKCSFDKANRTSLKSYRGPGLDEALSLFAKVKAETGLPLVTDVHETWQAARAAEVVDLLQVPAFLCRQTDLLVACAKTGRAVQVKKGQMVAPKDMRHAVGKLRESGCTEIFLTERGATFGYNNLVVDMRSLPLMRDIGVPVCMDATHAVQLPSAAGGSSGGERRFVAGLARAATAIGIDALFLEIHPDPDNALCDGPNSLDFAGFDELVGQVVAIRRALGQP, translated from the coding sequence ATGATCCGCTGCAAGATCCGCGAAGACGTCGTCCTGGGCGACGGCCAGAAGCTGGTGCTCGTGGTCGGCCCCGACGTGGTGGAGACCGAAGAGCAGGTGATGGCGACCGCCCGCGAGGTGAAGCGCGTCTCCGAGAAGCACGGCCTCCCGGCGGTGTTCAAGTGCTCCTTCGACAAGGCGAACCGCACCTCGCTCAAGAGCTACCGCGGCCCCGGCCTCGACGAGGCGCTCTCCCTCTTCGCCAAGGTGAAGGCGGAGACGGGTCTGCCGCTGGTGACCGACGTGCACGAGACGTGGCAGGCGGCTCGGGCTGCCGAGGTGGTCGACCTCCTCCAGGTGCCGGCCTTCCTCTGCCGCCAGACGGACCTGCTGGTCGCGTGTGCCAAGACGGGCCGCGCGGTGCAGGTGAAGAAGGGGCAGATGGTGGCGCCTAAGGACATGCGCCACGCGGTCGGCAAGCTCCGGGAGAGCGGCTGCACGGAGATCTTCCTCACGGAGCGCGGCGCCACCTTCGGTTACAACAACCTCGTGGTGGACATGCGCTCGCTGCCCCTGATGAGGGACATCGGCGTGCCGGTCTGCATGGACGCGACACACGCCGTTCAGCTCCCCTCCGCAGCGGGCGGCTCGTCCGGGGGTGAGCGCCGCTTCGTCGCGGGCCTCGCCCGGGCGGCGACGGCGATTGGGATCGACGCGCTCTTCCTGGAGATCCACCCGGATCCGGACAACGCGCTCTGCGACGGCCCCAACTCCCTGGACTTCGCCGGCTTCGACGAGCTGGTGGGCCAGGTGGTCGCGATCCGCCGGGCGCTCGGGCAGCCCTGA
- a CDS encoding CTP synthase — MSAARARRSSKFIFVTGGVVSSLGKGLTSASIGALLENRGMKISFLKLDPYINVDPGTMSPMQHGEVFVTDDGAETDLDLGHYERFSSAQMTRSNNFTSGRIYNAVIQKERRGEYLGKTVQVIPHITDEIKGIIREAAEGLDVTLVEVGGTVGDIESLPFLEAIRQIRYDVGVENCLYLHLTYIPYIAAAGELKTKPTQHSVMKLREIGIQPDILVCRSEKPVDREMKDKIALFTSVDPGNVFSARDVDSIYELPLALHREGLDDKIAELLNIWSRAPQLEAWERIHERVMNPTRGEVTIGVVGKYVELAESYKSLNEALTHGGVANDVRVKLQLVDAAEIEQTSAEKQLAGVDALLVPGGFGVRGTEGKISAIRWAREKKIPFFGICLGMQMAVIEYGRNVLGLEKANSAEFDERTPHPVVTLMEGQKGVREKGGTMRLGAYACDLKEDSLARKLYGEAQVFERHRHRFEFNNAYRAQFEKAGLIFSGLNPELGLVEMIELPEHPHFIACQAHPEFKSKPTAPHPLFTGFVRAAVDLRDRKASQPSNVVPVRGAKASKE, encoded by the coding sequence ATGTCCGCAGCCCGCGCGCGGCGCTCCAGCAAGTTCATCTTCGTCACCGGAGGGGTGGTCTCCTCCCTCGGCAAGGGACTGACCTCGGCCTCGATCGGTGCGCTGCTCGAGAACCGGGGGATGAAGATCTCGTTCCTCAAGCTGGATCCCTACATCAACGTGGATCCCGGCACGATGAGCCCGATGCAGCACGGCGAGGTCTTCGTCACGGACGACGGCGCGGAGACGGATCTCGACCTGGGCCACTACGAGCGCTTCTCCTCCGCGCAGATGACCCGCTCGAACAACTTCACTTCGGGCCGGATCTACAACGCGGTGATCCAGAAGGAGCGCCGCGGCGAGTACCTGGGCAAGACGGTGCAGGTGATTCCCCACATCACCGACGAGATCAAGGGGATCATCCGCGAGGCGGCCGAAGGCCTCGACGTGACGCTGGTGGAAGTGGGCGGCACGGTGGGTGACATCGAGTCGCTGCCCTTCCTCGAGGCGATCCGGCAGATCCGCTACGACGTCGGCGTGGAGAACTGCCTCTACCTCCACCTCACGTACATCCCCTACATCGCCGCGGCGGGCGAGCTGAAGACGAAGCCCACGCAGCACTCGGTGATGAAGCTTCGCGAGATCGGCATCCAGCCCGACATTCTCGTCTGCCGGAGCGAGAAGCCGGTGGATCGCGAGATGAAGGACAAGATCGCCCTCTTCACCTCGGTGGATCCCGGCAACGTCTTCTCGGCCCGTGACGTCGACTCGATCTACGAGCTGCCGCTGGCGCTGCACCGGGAGGGCCTGGACGACAAGATCGCCGAGCTCCTCAACATCTGGTCGCGGGCGCCGCAGCTCGAGGCCTGGGAGCGGATCCACGAGAGGGTGATGAACCCCACCCGCGGCGAGGTGACGATCGGGGTCGTCGGCAAGTACGTGGAGCTCGCGGAGAGCTACAAGTCGCTGAACGAGGCGCTCACCCACGGCGGCGTGGCGAACGACGTGCGGGTGAAGCTGCAGCTCGTGGACGCGGCGGAGATCGAGCAGACCTCTGCCGAGAAGCAGCTGGCCGGCGTGGACGCGCTCCTCGTCCCCGGCGGCTTCGGCGTCCGCGGCACCGAGGGGAAGATCTCGGCGATCCGCTGGGCCCGCGAGAAGAAGATCCCCTTCTTCGGGATCTGCCTGGGCATGCAGATGGCGGTGATCGAGTACGGCCGCAACGTGCTCGGGCTGGAGAAGGCGAACTCTGCGGAGTTCGACGAGCGGACGCCGCATCCGGTGGTGACGCTGATGGAGGGTCAGAAGGGCGTGCGCGAGAAGGGCGGCACCATGCGCCTGGGCGCCTACGCCTGCGACCTCAAGGAGGACAGCCTCGCCCGCAAGCTCTACGGCGAGGCCCAGGTCTTCGAGCGGCACCGGCACCGCTTCGAGTTCAACAACGCCTACCGGGCGCAGTTCGAAAAGGCGGGACTGATCTTCTCGGGCCTGAACCCCGAGCTCGGGCTCGTCGAGATGATCGAGCTCCCGGAGCACCCGCACTTCATCGCGTGCCAGGCCCACCCGGAGTTCAAGTCGAAGCCCACCGCGCCGCACCCGCTCTTCACGGGCTTCGTGCGGGCCGCGGTGGACCTGCGCGACCGCAAGGCCAGCCAGCCCTCGAACGTGGTGCCCGTGCGCGGCGCCAAGGCGAGCAAGGAATGA
- a CDS encoding DUF2267 domain-containing protein yields the protein MADETPDVSATPVPTRHEPADDYRAFVDELRWTHPIEDPEDAAYAAAVVLCQLERRLTGERRDELAFRLPEEFQILLAACPRVDGSGAQRTNARTFLADVADLLGTEPTATFQIVSAVFTALRDRLPDEDVHWVASQLPPDLADIWRRPV from the coding sequence ATGGCAGACGAGACGCCCGACGTGAGCGCGACGCCCGTGCCCACGCGGCACGAGCCGGCAGACGACTACCGCGCCTTCGTCGACGAGCTCCGCTGGACCCATCCGATCGAAGATCCCGAAGACGCCGCGTACGCCGCCGCCGTGGTCCTCTGCCAGCTCGAGCGGCGGCTCACCGGCGAGCGGCGCGATGAGCTGGCCTTCCGCCTCCCGGAGGAGTTTCAAATCCTGCTGGCGGCCTGCCCCCGGGTCGACGGCTCGGGTGCCCAGCGCACGAACGCCCGCACCTTCCTCGCCGACGTAGCCGACCTCCTGGGCACCGAGCCGACCGCCACCTTCCAGATCGTCTCGGCCGTCTTCACCGCGCTGCGGGATCGGCTTCCCGACGAGGACGTGCACTGGGTCGCCAGCCAGCTCCCGCCCGACCTCGCCGACATCTGGCGCCGGCCGGTGTAG
- a CDS encoding aldo/keto reductase, translated as MSVEQAGILRLGGEVPVHRLGFGAMRITGEGIWGEPPDLDEAKRVLRRVVELGIDLIDTADSYGPDVSERLIGETLAPYPSNLVVATKAGLTRPGPNTWVPNGDPAHIRRACEGSLRRLRLDRIELYQFHRPDPKVPLEDSMGELVRLQNEGKIRFIGVSNFDVEQLERASGIAKIISVQNRFNLVDRASQPVLEWCERRGIAFIPWRPLSTEGLEGGPIAAIAKRHNASLPQIALAWILVHSPVMLPIPGTGSVKHLEDNVGATRIQLEPAEVLALTAVGRGA; from the coding sequence ATGAGCGTCGAACAGGCCGGAATCCTTCGTCTCGGCGGCGAGGTCCCCGTCCACCGCCTGGGTTTCGGGGCGATGCGGATCACCGGCGAGGGGATCTGGGGCGAGCCGCCGGATCTCGACGAGGCGAAGCGCGTCCTGCGGCGGGTGGTCGAGCTGGGCATCGACCTGATCGACACCGCCGATTCCTACGGTCCCGACGTCTCGGAGCGCCTGATCGGCGAGACCCTCGCGCCCTATCCGTCGAACCTCGTCGTCGCGACCAAGGCCGGTCTGACGCGGCCCGGTCCGAACACGTGGGTGCCGAACGGAGACCCGGCGCACATCCGCCGCGCCTGCGAGGGCAGCCTCCGCAGGCTCCGCCTCGACCGGATCGAGCTCTACCAGTTCCACCGGCCCGACCCGAAGGTCCCCCTCGAGGACTCGATGGGCGAGCTCGTGAGGCTGCAGAATGAGGGCAAGATCCGTTTCATCGGCGTGAGCAACTTTGACGTAGAGCAGCTCGAACGCGCGTCGGGCATCGCGAAGATCATCTCCGTCCAGAACCGCTTCAACCTCGTGGATCGCGCTTCACAGCCGGTGCTCGAATGGTGCGAGCGGCGGGGCATCGCCTTCATCCCCTGGAGGCCGTTGTCGACGGAAGGGCTCGAGGGCGGGCCGATCGCGGCGATCGCGAAACGACACAATGCGTCATTGCCTCAGATCGCACTGGCGTGGATCCTGGTCCACTCGCCGGTGATGCTCCCCATCCCTGGGACCGGCTCCGTGAAGCACCTCGAGGACAACGTCGGCGCCACGCGGATTCAGCTGGAGCCCGCCGAGGTCCTGGCGCTGACCGCCGTAGGCCGAGGAGCCTGA
- a CDS encoding glutathione S-transferase family protein — MTESALRLYTFSPAFGLPTAGPFGLKLEVCLRMLDVPYERVVADNSRKGPKRKSPWIEDGGVRLGDTELILRYLEQRYGKVLDRGLDPDQRSRAHVLRKMLEEHFHQVFEYELLVRDDGWAAMKRHLSAAIPPLALAVAGPIIRRGFRRHLFERGIARHSADEIEALGKADIDALATWLGDREWFVADEPTKADATALGLLAVTVRSGLPGPVCTYARSKPNLVRFVDRGLARFFPELPAQA, encoded by the coding sequence ATGACAGAGAGTGCCCTGCGTCTCTACACCTTCTCGCCCGCGTTCGGCCTGCCGACCGCAGGGCCCTTCGGGCTGAAGCTCGAGGTCTGCCTGCGCATGCTCGACGTGCCCTACGAGCGGGTCGTCGCGGACAACTCGCGCAAAGGCCCGAAGCGCAAGAGCCCGTGGATCGAGGACGGCGGCGTGCGCCTCGGAGACACCGAGCTCATCCTCCGCTACCTCGAGCAGCGGTACGGCAAGGTCCTCGATCGAGGTCTCGATCCCGACCAGCGCTCGCGGGCCCACGTGCTGCGGAAGATGCTCGAGGAGCACTTCCACCAGGTGTTCGAGTACGAGCTGCTCGTCCGCGACGACGGGTGGGCCGCGATGAAGCGACACCTGTCCGCGGCCATCCCGCCCCTGGCGCTCGCCGTCGCTGGGCCGATCATCCGCCGAGGCTTCCGACGTCACCTCTTCGAGCGCGGCATCGCGCGGCACTCGGCCGACGAGATCGAAGCGCTGGGAAAGGCCGACATCGATGCGCTGGCGACCTGGCTCGGGGACCGCGAGTGGTTCGTCGCCGACGAGCCGACGAAGGCCGACGCGACGGCGCTGGGGCTCCTGGCGGTGACCGTCCGCTCCGGCCTGCCGGGGCCGGTCTGCACCTACGCCAGGTCGAAGCCCAACCTCGTGCGGTTCGTCGACCGCGGCCTCGCCCGGTTCTTCCCGGAGCTTCCGGCGCAAGCTTGA